The proteins below are encoded in one region of Micromonospora yangpuensis:
- a CDS encoding creatininase family protein, with amino-acid sequence MNPAQRSGAAGGTPGPAGPAGGVLGGAGGLVPVSRVPGGELAAVAAAADFAVLPVGAVEWHGPHLPLGTDLILAEGFAAESAGDGSAAESAGDGSAAESAGDGAGPRGVLFPAVPYAACPGQTRPWPGTVAIRPEIAVGYLADVIEGIVATGFSRLLIVNGHDANMSTVRAAMEWVSGRRTASLLLVNWFQLVTPAETTDIYGDLPARGHGGAYETSGVLGFDPDAVRLDAVEDLPPKPKLPVSHPYVLVESRPDPWQGWSGHISLADEAIGRRVRQLAGARLREIVAAWVAAPSPAAPTADPLPTAGPEGA; translated from the coding sequence GTGAACCCTGCTCAGAGGTCCGGCGCGGCCGGCGGAACTCCCGGCCCGGCCGGCCCGGCCGGCGGTGTCCTCGGCGGGGCCGGTGGGCTGGTCCCGGTCAGCCGGGTGCCCGGCGGTGAACTCGCGGCGGTCGCCGCCGCGGCGGACTTCGCGGTGCTGCCGGTCGGCGCGGTCGAGTGGCACGGCCCGCACCTGCCGCTCGGCACCGACCTCATCCTCGCCGAGGGCTTCGCGGCCGAGAGTGCCGGCGACGGTTCTGCGGCCGAGAGCGCCGGCGACGGTTCTGCGGCCGAGAGCGCCGGCGACGGCGCCGGGCCGCGCGGGGTGCTCTTCCCGGCCGTGCCGTACGCGGCCTGCCCCGGACAGACCCGACCGTGGCCCGGCACCGTGGCGATCCGCCCGGAGATCGCGGTCGGCTACCTGGCCGACGTGATCGAGGGCATCGTCGCCACCGGCTTCTCCCGACTGCTGATCGTCAACGGTCACGACGCCAACATGTCCACCGTCCGGGCCGCGATGGAGTGGGTCTCCGGCCGGCGCACCGCCAGCCTGCTGCTGGTCAACTGGTTCCAGCTGGTCACCCCGGCGGAGACCACCGACATCTACGGCGACCTGCCGGCGCGCGGCCACGGCGGCGCGTACGAGACCTCCGGGGTGCTCGGCTTCGACCCCGACGCGGTACGCCTCGACGCGGTCGAGGACCTGCCGCCGAAGCCGAAGCTGCCGGTGAGCCACCCGTACGTGCTGGTGGAGTCCCGACCCGATCCCTGGCAGGGCTGGTCCGGGCACATCTCGCTGGCCGACGAGGCCATCGGTCGGCGGGTCCGGCAGCTCGCCGGCGCCCGGCTCCGGGAGATCGTCGCCGCCTGGGTCGCCGCCCCGTCGCCGGCCGCCCCCACCGCCGACCCGCTGCCGACCGCCGGGCCGGAGGGGGCGTGA
- a CDS encoding amidohydrolase family protein — MDRGLDVVDFHLHFRIAADETIHACEQAAGMHPGGEHDRAVRTAASAPQARAWRQAWGFPDPEPPAPRWQDEADRWAQELRAVRVRRAVFVTGGGNDAVADVVDRHPDVLLGFAHHDPYAPDAAAELERAVTERGLRGLKLFAPLLRGPLDGADLDPLWGTAQRLGVPVLIHIGHYGSAGGLTFGRYGGPEELARMARRFPELAVVVPHFGVQYVQELLFAAWGCPNIHVDTSGSNQWVRWMPYKLTLEDLFRRCYETIGPQRIVFGSDSSWFPRGYVTRYLDDQLRICRELGLPDDHLRAIFAGNAERLLGLTD, encoded by the coding sequence ATGGACCGCGGGCTCGACGTCGTCGACTTCCACCTGCACTTCCGGATCGCCGCCGACGAGACGATCCACGCCTGCGAGCAGGCCGCCGGGATGCACCCCGGCGGGGAGCACGACCGGGCCGTCCGTACCGCCGCCTCCGCGCCGCAGGCGCGGGCGTGGCGGCAGGCCTGGGGCTTTCCCGACCCGGAGCCGCCCGCGCCGCGCTGGCAGGACGAGGCCGACCGGTGGGCGCAGGAACTGCGGGCGGTACGCGTCCGGCGGGCGGTCTTCGTCACCGGCGGCGGCAACGACGCCGTGGCCGACGTGGTCGACCGCCACCCGGACGTGCTGCTCGGCTTCGCCCACCACGATCCGTACGCCCCCGACGCCGCCGCCGAGCTGGAGCGCGCGGTGACCGAACGGGGCCTGCGCGGGCTGAAGCTCTTCGCCCCGCTGCTGCGCGGCCCGCTGGACGGCGCCGACCTCGACCCGCTCTGGGGCACCGCCCAGCGCCTCGGCGTGCCGGTGCTAATCCATATCGGACACTACGGCAGCGCCGGTGGGCTCACCTTCGGCCGGTACGGCGGCCCCGAGGAGCTGGCCCGGATGGCCCGCCGCTTTCCCGAGCTGGCCGTGGTCGTCCCGCACTTCGGCGTGCAGTACGTCCAGGAGCTGCTCTTCGCCGCGTGGGGCTGCCCCAACATCCACGTCGACACCTCCGGGTCCAACCAGTGGGTGCGCTGGATGCCGTACAAGCTGACCCTGGAGGACCTTTTCCGCCGCTGCTACGAGACCATCGGGCCGCAGCGGATCGTCTTCGGCAGCGACTCGTCCTGGTTCCCGCGTGGCTACGTCACCCGCTACCTCGACGACCAGCTGCGGATCTGCCGGGAGCTGGGGCTGCCCGACGACCACCTGCGCGCGATCTTCGCCGGGAACGCCGAACGGCTGCTCGGCCTGACCGACTGA
- a CDS encoding ABC transporter ATP-binding protein, with amino-acid sequence MIDVTLESVSKRFARGGDTAAVDDVDITIAAGEFFTLLGPSGCGKTTTLRMVAGFYFPTSGRIRFGQEDVTRRPPNKRDTGMVFQNYALFPHMSVGQNVAYGLKIRKVGRAEAKRRVEEALGQVHLAGYGGRRIDELSGGQQQRVALARALVIRPKTLLLDEPLSNLDAKLREETRTEIRRIQKEAGTTGIYVTHDQAEAMAMSDRIAVMESGRVQQIGAPQEIYHRPATSFVARFIGRSNVLSLPVVAAAAESVTVGLPEGSETAVAAPAGHGLREGDTALVSVRPEHIGLTSTSEPGALPGLVREVEFTGMATNLIVDVAGEAVQVAAIDVPAGIAVDDQVGLRLTRERMWVVRP; translated from the coding sequence ATGATCGATGTCACGCTGGAGTCGGTCAGCAAGCGCTTCGCGCGCGGCGGCGACACCGCAGCCGTGGACGACGTCGACATCACCATCGCCGCCGGGGAGTTCTTCACCCTGCTCGGCCCGAGTGGCTGCGGTAAGACCACCACGCTGCGGATGGTGGCCGGGTTCTACTTTCCCACCTCCGGCCGGATCCGGTTCGGCCAGGAGGACGTCACCCGCCGCCCGCCGAACAAGCGGGACACCGGCATGGTGTTCCAGAACTACGCGCTCTTCCCGCACATGTCGGTCGGGCAGAACGTCGCGTACGGCCTGAAGATCCGCAAGGTCGGCCGGGCCGAGGCGAAGCGCCGGGTGGAGGAGGCCCTCGGTCAGGTGCACCTGGCCGGGTACGGCGGCCGGCGCATCGACGAGCTCTCCGGCGGTCAGCAGCAGCGGGTCGCGCTGGCCCGGGCGCTGGTCATCCGGCCCAAGACGCTGCTGCTGGACGAGCCGCTGTCCAACCTCGACGCCAAGCTGCGCGAGGAGACCCGGACCGAGATCCGCCGGATCCAGAAGGAGGCCGGCACCACCGGCATCTACGTCACCCACGACCAGGCCGAGGCGATGGCGATGTCCGACCGGATCGCGGTGATGGAGTCCGGCCGGGTGCAGCAGATCGGCGCCCCGCAGGAGATCTACCACCGGCCGGCGACCAGCTTCGTGGCCCGGTTCATCGGCCGCAGCAACGTGTTGAGCCTGCCGGTGGTCGCCGCCGCGGCGGAAAGCGTCACCGTCGGACTGCCCGAGGGCAGCGAGACCGCGGTCGCCGCACCCGCCGGGCACGGCCTGCGCGAAGGGGACACCGCCCTGGTCTCGGTCCGCCCCGAGCACATCGGCCTGACCTCGACAAGCGAGCCGGGCGCGCTGCCCGGCCTGGTCCGCGAGGTCGAGTTCACCGGGATGGCCACCAACCTGATCGTCGACGTCGCCGGCGAGGCGGTGCAGGTGGCCGCGATCGACGTACCGGCCGGGATCGCCGTCGACGACCAGGTCGGGCTGCGACTGACCCGGGAGCGGATGTGGGTGGTGCGGCCGTGA
- a CDS encoding ROK family protein, whose product MTSVRLPGRSAAVDSGEHGLLLGVDFGGTKMAVGVADGQGRLLAHERVPTHAEQGAPQALERALTLAAKLVAAHGGTVDAAGIASPGVVRPDGIDLAPNVPGWERLRLAEAVRARLGVATVAVDNDLNAAALAELRLGALRDADPGLVVGLGTGVAAAVTVRGTVLAGHHGAAGEIGYAVSGTPWPGTMLELEFSGRALDGLAAELGVAGGAAGLADRSGAPGALRAALLTRLDELARHLVTCCLLLDPQRVVLVGGMAGSELIRGLLTDRLTEVLPHRPELVLSRFADDAALLGAVTLAREAVPAQV is encoded by the coding sequence ATGACCAGTGTCCGGTTGCCGGGACGGTCGGCGGCGGTCGACAGCGGGGAGCACGGGCTGCTGCTCGGCGTCGACTTCGGCGGCACCAAGATGGCCGTCGGGGTGGCCGACGGCCAGGGCCGGCTGCTCGCCCACGAGCGGGTGCCGACGCACGCCGAGCAGGGTGCGCCACAGGCCCTGGAGCGGGCCCTGACCCTCGCCGCGAAGCTGGTCGCCGCGCACGGCGGCACGGTCGACGCCGCCGGGATCGCCTCGCCCGGGGTGGTCCGCCCCGACGGCATCGACCTGGCTCCGAACGTGCCCGGCTGGGAACGCCTGCGGCTGGCCGAGGCGGTCCGGGCCCGGCTCGGGGTGGCCACCGTCGCCGTCGACAACGACCTGAACGCCGCAGCCCTGGCCGAGCTGCGCCTCGGTGCCCTGCGCGACGCCGACCCCGGCCTGGTCGTCGGGCTCGGCACCGGGGTCGCGGCAGCGGTGACGGTGCGCGGCACCGTGCTCGCCGGGCACCACGGCGCGGCCGGCGAGATCGGGTACGCCGTCAGTGGCACACCCTGGCCCGGAACCATGCTGGAGCTGGAGTTCTCCGGCCGGGCCCTGGACGGCCTCGCCGCCGAACTGGGCGTCGCCGGCGGCGCGGCGGGGCTCGCCGACCGCTCCGGGGCTCCGGGTGCCCTGCGTGCGGCGCTCCTGACCCGCCTCGACGAGCTGGCCCGACACCTGGTCACGTGCTGCCTGCTGCTCGATCCGCAGCGGGTGGTGCTGGTCGGTGGGATGGCCGGCAGCGAGCTGATCCGGGGCTTGCTCACCGACCGGCTCACCGAGGTGCTGCCGCACCGCCCGGAGCTGGTGCTCTCCAGGTTCGCCGACGACGCCGCCCTGCTCGGTGCGGTCACCCTGGCCCGCGAGGCCGTCCCCGCCCAGGTGTAA
- a CDS encoding ROK family protein → MTDVVTPPTSPVSRERAKEIKRLSVISTARQVRLLSRAELTELTGLSPATLTPLVRELIAEGYLIERGPGTSRAGRPRAMLEFNPRAELVAAVALEPARISCEIADSDGNVVAHRAVRLTGDIVDTICRSVPELAGDGLPALRGVAIAAPGVSSGGAVRLAPSVGLVEGRPIGESVQRHLGVPVVVDNDVNLMAAGEHAAGAGSDVADLLLLHVADGIGAGLVLDGQVRRGAGGAAGEVGFLPLDATDRGHDGIGPFEARWSENAIAERVVALAPGRRPDTPVAALVELARTDERAGAYLDELLRAWSRLIVSCVCVIDPGRVLLSGAAAQLDDAAVERLQHLVSAAAPATTEVRRAVLGDRAVLHGAVSYALAAAASGLPTLLPSP, encoded by the coding sequence GTGACGGACGTGGTGACACCACCAACGAGCCCGGTGAGCCGGGAGCGGGCGAAGGAGATCAAGCGGCTTTCCGTGATCTCCACCGCCCGCCAAGTCCGGCTGCTCTCCCGCGCCGAGCTGACCGAGCTCACCGGGTTGAGCCCCGCCACGCTCACCCCGCTGGTCCGCGAACTGATCGCCGAGGGTTACCTGATCGAGCGGGGCCCCGGCACCTCCCGGGCCGGTCGCCCGCGCGCCATGCTGGAGTTCAACCCCCGCGCCGAGCTGGTCGCCGCCGTCGCCCTGGAGCCGGCCCGGATCAGCTGCGAGATTGCCGACAGCGACGGCAACGTGGTCGCCCACCGGGCGGTCCGGTTGACCGGGGACATCGTCGACACCATCTGCCGGTCCGTACCCGAACTGGCCGGTGACGGGCTGCCGGCGCTGCGCGGGGTGGCCATCGCCGCCCCCGGCGTCTCCTCCGGCGGCGCGGTCCGGCTGGCCCCCTCGGTCGGCCTGGTGGAGGGGCGACCGATAGGGGAGTCGGTGCAGCGGCACCTCGGCGTACCGGTCGTGGTGGACAACGACGTCAACCTGATGGCCGCCGGCGAACACGCCGCCGGGGCCGGCAGCGACGTGGCCGACCTGCTGCTGCTGCACGTCGCCGACGGCATCGGCGCCGGGCTGGTCCTCGACGGCCAGGTACGCCGCGGTGCCGGCGGGGCCGCCGGAGAGGTCGGCTTCCTGCCGCTGGACGCCACCGACCGGGGACACGACGGCATCGGCCCGTTCGAGGCCCGCTGGTCGGAGAACGCCATCGCCGAACGGGTAGTCGCGCTGGCCCCCGGCCGCCGGCCGGACACCCCGGTGGCCGCCCTGGTCGAGCTGGCCCGCACCGACGAGCGCGCCGGGGCGTACCTGGACGAGTTGTTGCGGGCCTGGTCCCGGCTGATCGTCTCCTGTGTCTGCGTGATCGACCCGGGTCGGGTCCTGCTCAGCGGGGCCGCCGCCCAACTCGACGACGCCGCCGTGGAGCGGCTCCAACACCTGGTGTCCGCCGCCGCGCCGGCCACCACCGAGGTACGCCGGGCGGTGCTCGGCGACCGGGCCGTCCTGCACGGCGCGGTCAGCTACGCCCTGGCGGCCGCCGCGAGCGGCCTGCCCACCCTGCTTCCCAGCCCCTGA
- a CDS encoding lipoprotein, whose translation MHRRVAVLAALTLTVITGCAGGEDGPVGSVAPSASGQVAAGPPWHDEIAPAAAGGTVGGPGSGCELPVTFDVVKGRTAKPVSEDGLGQELAKITGATPRCEIDGRPDSAGFLRVWTAAQPTVEPRPALEAYLAGAGQLSSKVTDAQYRTVRAGTFDAVEVSWIATSENLDEKQREWALAVRAGEQTVLLTANESILAEIEDVVPGYRLAARTLAPIT comes from the coding sequence GTGCATCGACGAGTGGCCGTACTGGCCGCGCTCACCCTGACCGTCATCACCGGCTGCGCCGGAGGCGAGGACGGCCCAGTCGGATCGGTGGCCCCGTCGGCCAGCGGCCAGGTCGCGGCCGGTCCGCCCTGGCACGACGAGATCGCCCCGGCGGCGGCCGGTGGCACGGTCGGTGGCCCCGGCAGCGGCTGCGAACTGCCGGTCACCTTCGACGTCGTGAAGGGACGGACCGCCAAGCCGGTCAGCGAAGACGGCCTGGGTCAGGAGCTGGCTAAGATCACCGGTGCGACCCCCCGTTGCGAGATCGACGGTCGGCCGGACAGCGCCGGTTTCCTGCGGGTGTGGACGGCGGCCCAGCCGACGGTCGAGCCCCGACCGGCGTTGGAGGCGTACCTGGCCGGGGCGGGGCAGCTGAGCAGCAAGGTCACCGACGCGCAGTACCGGACGGTGCGGGCCGGCACCTTCGACGCGGTCGAGGTGTCCTGGATCGCCACCAGCGAAAATCTCGACGAGAAGCAGCGGGAGTGGGCCCTGGCGGTGCGGGCCGGTGAGCAGACCGTGCTGCTGACCGCAAACGAGAGCATCCTCGCGGAGATCGAGGACGTCGTCCCGGGCTACCGCCTGGCCGCCCGGACCCTCGCCCCCATCACCTGA
- a CDS encoding class I SAM-dependent methyltransferase has translation MEATEIRKLAALEDTHWWYRERRILLARALRRLAEAGQRPSRALDIGAAGGGNTRVLRAHGWRPVALEYSVEGAGVARERGLDVIRADARRLPLPTASLGLVVAFDILEHVDEDHLAAAEIHRALRPGGTALIAVPCDMRLWSAHDVAVGHVRRYDRESLRTTVERAGLVVDELWSWNVLLRPVAAWRRRRSTGSDLDQLHPVVNLGLRTVIAAERYLPVRSAPGVSLMLRAHRPG, from the coding sequence GTGGAGGCGACCGAGATCCGCAAGTTGGCCGCCCTGGAGGACACCCACTGGTGGTACCGGGAGCGGCGGATCCTGTTGGCGCGGGCGCTGCGCCGGCTGGCCGAGGCCGGGCAGCGGCCGAGCAGGGCGCTGGACATCGGGGCGGCCGGCGGCGGGAACACCCGGGTGTTGCGGGCGCACGGGTGGCGGCCGGTGGCCCTGGAGTACAGCGTCGAGGGTGCCGGGGTGGCCCGGGAGCGAGGGCTGGACGTGATCCGCGCCGACGCCCGGCGGCTGCCGCTGCCCACGGCCAGCCTGGGCCTGGTGGTCGCCTTCGACATCCTGGAGCACGTCGACGAGGACCACCTGGCCGCCGCGGAGATCCACCGGGCCCTCCGTCCGGGCGGCACCGCGCTGATCGCCGTACCGTGTGACATGCGGCTGTGGTCGGCGCACGACGTGGCGGTGGGGCACGTCCGCCGGTACGACCGGGAGTCGTTGCGAACGACGGTGGAGCGGGCCGGGCTGGTGGTCGACGAGTTGTGGAGCTGGAACGTGCTGCTGCGGCCGGTCGCTGCCTGGCGGCGCCGCCGCTCCACCGGCAGCGACCTGGACCAACTTCACCCGGTGGTCAACCTCGGCCTGCGGACCGTCATCGCCGCCGAACGGTACCTGCCGGTGCGGTCAGCGCCCGGGGTCTCGCTGATGCTCCGGGCGCACCGCCCCGGCTGA
- a CDS encoding extracellular solute-binding protein — translation MRRRLLLAGALATVLAAGTACGGGGSDSAGGSDVEKLTIYTARDKKVSDFVVEKFTAKYPEYQGKVEILNIGAQEILERVRAEKANPQADVWWGGTQQGLSAGAAEELLESWQPSFADKMDAQYKDAEGRWFGEILLPEVIMYNNKALTPEQAPKDWDDLLDPQWKDKIIIRDVAASGTMRSIYASMIQRLSPDGSNPQPGYDWLKRLDANTGSYAANPADLYLKLSREQGVLSAWNLQDVLLQANQSNMPFGFVMPTSGAPVLVDGLGAVKGGNTEGAQKFLEFLFEDSLRADLAKDYFQIPAVEIADQPQWLAELNLKPMDVDWDVIGKNETEWINHWNSQIKNQG, via the coding sequence ATGAGACGTCGTCTTCTGCTCGCCGGAGCCCTGGCCACCGTCCTCGCCGCCGGCACCGCCTGCGGCGGTGGCGGCTCGGACTCCGCCGGCGGCTCGGACGTCGAGAAGCTGACCATCTACACCGCGCGGGACAAGAAGGTCTCCGACTTCGTGGTGGAGAAGTTCACCGCCAAGTACCCCGAGTACCAGGGCAAGGTGGAGATCCTCAACATCGGCGCCCAGGAGATCCTGGAGCGGGTCCGGGCCGAGAAGGCCAACCCGCAGGCCGACGTCTGGTGGGGCGGCACCCAGCAGGGGCTCTCCGCCGGTGCCGCCGAGGAGCTGCTGGAGTCCTGGCAGCCGTCCTTCGCCGACAAGATGGACGCCCAGTACAAGGACGCCGAGGGTCGCTGGTTCGGGGAGATCCTGCTGCCCGAGGTGATCATGTACAACAACAAGGCGCTCACCCCGGAGCAGGCCCCGAAGGACTGGGACGACCTGCTCGACCCGCAGTGGAAAGACAAGATCATCATCCGGGACGTGGCCGCCTCCGGCACCATGCGCTCGATCTACGCCTCGATGATCCAGCGGCTCTCGCCCGACGGCAGCAACCCCCAGCCCGGGTACGACTGGCTCAAGCGGCTCGACGCCAACACCGGCTCGTACGCGGCCAACCCGGCCGACCTCTACCTGAAGCTCTCCCGTGAGCAGGGCGTGCTGAGCGCCTGGAACCTCCAGGACGTGCTGCTGCAGGCCAACCAGTCCAACATGCCGTTCGGCTTCGTGATGCCGACCTCCGGCGCCCCGGTGCTGGTCGACGGGCTGGGCGCGGTCAAGGGCGGCAACACCGAGGGCGCACAGAAGTTCCTGGAGTTCCTCTTCGAGGACTCGCTCCGCGCCGACCTGGCCAAGGACTACTTCCAGATCCCGGCCGTGGAGATCGCCGACCAGCCGCAGTGGCTGGCCGAGCTGAACCTCAAGCCGATGGACGTCGACTGGGACGTGATCGGCAAGAACGAGACCGAGTGGATCAACCACTGGAACAGCCAGATCAAGAACCAGGGCTGA
- a CDS encoding argininosuccinate lyase has translation MSTPALTTYQRHHLRPTYDHHVGYLFPAMVRASQAHVVMLTEQGLVPADRGARLLRGLAELRADTAPAPDFDGSFEDTYYLVEKRLAAACGIPTGELDVQMARSRNDLDAGVFRMLLRDQLIGVLDRVLATGATALDAAHRYADVVITGYTHRRPAQPTTIGHALTGYAEALAGEALGYADLIDTLNTSPLGSCAFAGTDLDIAPARVAELLGFAALVTNSYEAVAGADHLVQVGTHNARSLATGARLARTLMDWLSWRWVTTPGDFTQGSSIMPQKRNPVVLEHLVSYAGQAAADAASVLNNVGAAWWEDSNNATTDVQVRLWESNDRADRFFALLGGFLAEIEPLEPPSAAEIVASGATTTAAADALTRHGVPFRAAHSVVGRLVRAGQPATWTAETVRQAAEGLTAPLTDHAVTDLITAAVQPAQVLDRAQADGPGTEAVRTQVHLVRARFDQVSRRLAAVRERLAAADTALDATAEAMAAGPDSAGSGVTSAGSGAATVGPASAGPDSAGAVVR, from the coding sequence ATGAGCACACCCGCGCTGACCACGTACCAGCGGCACCACCTGCGGCCCACCTACGACCACCACGTCGGGTACCTCTTCCCGGCGATGGTCCGGGCCAGCCAGGCGCACGTGGTGATGCTGACCGAGCAGGGCCTGGTGCCGGCCGACCGGGGGGCCCGGCTGCTGCGCGGGTTGGCCGAGCTGCGCGCCGACACCGCGCCCGCGCCGGACTTCGACGGCAGCTTCGAGGACACCTACTACCTGGTGGAGAAGCGACTCGCGGCGGCCTGCGGCATCCCCACCGGTGAGCTGGACGTGCAGATGGCGCGCAGCCGCAACGACCTCGACGCCGGGGTGTTCCGGATGCTCCTGCGCGACCAGCTGATCGGGGTGCTCGACCGGGTCCTCGCCACCGGGGCCACCGCCCTGGACGCCGCCCACCGGTACGCCGACGTGGTGATCACCGGCTACACCCACCGCCGCCCGGCCCAGCCCACCACCATCGGCCACGCCCTGACCGGGTACGCCGAGGCGCTGGCCGGTGAGGCCCTCGGCTACGCCGACCTGATCGACACGCTGAACACCTCGCCGCTGGGCTCCTGCGCCTTCGCCGGCACCGACCTGGACATCGCCCCCGCCCGGGTCGCCGAGCTGCTCGGCTTCGCCGCCCTGGTCACCAACTCGTACGAGGCGGTGGCCGGCGCCGACCACCTGGTCCAGGTGGGCACCCACAACGCCCGGTCCCTGGCCACCGGCGCCCGGCTGGCCCGGACCCTGATGGACTGGCTGAGCTGGCGCTGGGTGACCACCCCCGGCGACTTCACCCAGGGCAGCAGCATCATGCCGCAGAAGCGCAACCCGGTGGTGCTGGAACATCTGGTCTCCTACGCCGGTCAGGCCGCCGCCGACGCCGCCTCGGTGCTCAACAACGTCGGCGCGGCCTGGTGGGAGGACTCCAACAACGCCACCACCGACGTGCAGGTCCGGCTCTGGGAGAGCAACGACCGCGCCGACCGGTTCTTCGCCCTGCTCGGCGGCTTCCTCGCCGAGATCGAGCCGCTGGAGCCACCGTCCGCGGCCGAGATCGTCGCCTCCGGGGCCACCACGACCGCCGCCGCCGACGCGCTCACCCGCCACGGCGTACCGTTCCGGGCCGCACACTCGGTGGTCGGCCGGCTGGTCCGCGCCGGACAACCGGCGACCTGGACCGCCGAGACCGTCCGGCAGGCCGCCGAGGGACTTACCGCACCCCTGACCGACCACGCCGTCACCGACCTGATCACCGCCGCCGTCCAGCCGGCCCAGGTGCTGGACCGGGCCCAGGCCGACGGCCCGGGCACCGAGGCGGTCCGCACCCAGGTCCACCTGGTGCGCGCCCGGTTCGACCAGGTGTCCCGACGGCTGGCCGCCGTCCGCGAGCGGCTCGCCGCCGCCGACACCGCCCTCGACGCCACCGCCGAGGCGATGGCGGCCGGCCCCGACTCGGCCGGTTCTGGTGTGACGTCGGCGGGCTCTGGTGCGGCGACGGTCGGGCCGGCGTCGGCCGGCCCCGACTCGGCCGGGGCAGTGGTCCGATGA
- a CDS encoding ABC transporter permease: MTAVPTAANIPPVTEDPTPDGGSRRPRLADRFSGGSNSRWFPYLLVFPLALILFGYVVQPMFATFAESVGVDGVANDGRFLSGEGVARSALVTSLVISAASVLLCGIVGVAMAFLLKRFSFPGRRLIEAIILVPAALPPLIGAISFQLLYSETGILPRGLQQLLGTENPVLPFSGIAGVLVVHTFTMYPFFYLAASAALAGMDPSVEEAAYNLGAGRVRVWRTVLLPMLTPALVSASLLVFMTSLASYTAPLLFGVDRTMTMQIYINRTNGDLPMASTYASVLAVVSVLFLLGMRWYEGRRSYRSQSKGVAAHRREITNPFGKWLALAASILATMVLLAPVATIGLVAFSEDGSWTTEVIPSAYTWQNFVTIFSDPDAFQPILNSLQMSLIATVGCVVVGVLIAYAVRRLDFRGRALLDVAVMLAWALPGTVVAINLISAFSTGNAFSFGQVLIGTFWIMPLAYFVRFLPLVFRSSSATLAQIDPSLEEAARNLGASWARAFGTVTLRLMIPGVAAGALLAFVNGVGEFVASVLIYTSQTAPISVEINNRMYSFEVGTAAAYGMLQVVLIFVVMVVSGRLQSGRQATREAAKWTA; this comes from the coding sequence GTGACCGCTGTCCCCACCGCCGCCAACATCCCACCGGTCACCGAGGACCCCACCCCGGACGGCGGGTCGCGCCGGCCGCGCCTGGCCGACCGGTTCTCCGGCGGCAGCAACTCGCGCTGGTTCCCGTACCTGCTGGTCTTCCCGCTGGCCCTGATCCTCTTCGGGTACGTCGTGCAGCCGATGTTCGCCACCTTCGCCGAGAGCGTCGGAGTGGACGGGGTGGCCAACGACGGCAGGTTCCTCAGCGGCGAGGGGGTGGCCCGCTCCGCGCTGGTCACCTCGCTGGTCATCTCCGCGGCCAGCGTGCTGCTCTGCGGCATCGTCGGCGTGGCGATGGCGTTCCTGCTCAAGCGCTTCTCGTTCCCCGGCCGCCGGTTGATCGAGGCGATCATCCTGGTGCCGGCGGCGCTGCCGCCGCTGATCGGGGCGATCTCCTTCCAGCTGCTCTACAGCGAGACCGGCATCCTCCCGCGTGGCCTGCAGCAACTGCTCGGCACCGAGAACCCGGTGCTGCCGTTCAGCGGTATCGCCGGGGTGCTGGTGGTGCACACCTTCACCATGTACCCGTTCTTCTACCTGGCCGCCTCGGCCGCGCTGGCCGGGATGGACCCCTCGGTGGAGGAGGCCGCCTACAACCTCGGCGCCGGTCGGGTCCGGGTCTGGCGGACGGTGCTGCTGCCGATGCTCACCCCGGCCCTGGTCTCCGCCTCGCTGCTGGTCTTCATGACCTCGCTGGCGTCGTACACCGCGCCGTTGTTGTTCGGGGTGGACCGGACGATGACCATGCAGATCTACATCAACCGGACCAACGGCGACCTGCCGATGGCCTCGACCTACGCCTCGGTGCTCGCGGTGGTCTCGGTGCTGTTCCTGCTGGGCATGCGCTGGTACGAGGGGCGGCGCAGCTACCGCTCCCAGTCCAAGGGGGTCGCCGCGCACCGTCGGGAGATCACCAACCCGTTCGGCAAGTGGCTCGCCCTGGCCGCCTCGATCCTGGCCACCATGGTCCTGCTGGCCCCGGTGGCGACCATCGGCCTGGTGGCGTTCTCCGAGGACGGCTCCTGGACGACCGAGGTGATCCCGTCCGCGTACACCTGGCAGAACTTCGTCACGATCTTCTCCGACCCGGACGCGTTCCAGCCCATCCTCAACTCGTTGCAGATGAGCCTGATCGCCACCGTCGGCTGCGTCGTGGTCGGCGTGCTGATCGCGTACGCGGTGCGCCGGCTGGACTTCCGCGGCCGGGCCCTACTGGACGTGGCGGTCATGCTGGCCTGGGCGCTGCCCGGCACGGTGGTCGCGATCAACCTGATCTCGGCGTTCAGCACCGGCAACGCGTTCAGCTTCGGTCAGGTGCTGATCGGCACCTTCTGGATCATGCCGCTGGCGTACTTCGTGCGGTTCCTGCCGCTGGTGTTCCGGTCCAGCTCGGCGACGCTTGCCCAGATCGACCCCTCGTTGGAGGAGGCGGCCCGCAACCTGGGTGCCTCCTGGGCGCGGGCGTTCGGCACGGTGACCCTGCGGCTGATGATCCCCGGGGTGGCCGCCGGCGCGCTGCTCGCCTTCGTCAACGGCGTCGGTGAGTTCGTCGCCTCGGTGCTGATCTACACCTCGCAGACCGCACCGATCTCGGTCGAGATCAACAACCGGATGTACTCGTTCGAGGTCGGCACCGCCGCGGCGTACGGCATGCTCCAGGTGGTGCTGATCTTCGTGGTGATGGTGGTCTCCGGCCGGCTGCAGTCCGGCCGGCAGGCCACCCGGGAGGCGGCGAAGTGGACGGCGTGA